The region GAAAAGACTACAAATGGGGATACTCAGCCAAAGGGAAGTTTATTGGCATGAAGCTGACTCTGGTTCTGGAATATCCATCTCTCAAACCCCTTCTCTTTCTATTGCACCCAGCAAACAGGCATGAGGCAAGGATATTCAGAGAGGTCATGGAAGAGCTTAGAAGGAGGAGAATAATCAGAAGGGAAGACACTGTGATCATGGATAAGGGATTCTATGCCTACAGGAACCACCTGGTTGGGATTAATGAATACAGAATTGTTCCTCTGATTTTTCCTCGAAGCAACTTCGATATTGAAAGGCTGGATGGATTGCTGAGCTACCCTTTGAGTATTTTTGATTCTAAGAATTTGAAGAAGGAAATGAAGCTGTTTAAAAGTTTAAAGGCTAAGCTGATGAATTTGCTGCAGAGATGGGAGAGTTTTAAGTCTGTGAGATCTGTGATTGAAGATGTTTTTAAACTCGCTAAATCATTCAGTTTGAGGAAATTACATAGATATACGATGAGATCTGTGTATAAGTTTGCAGCTCTGAATGTCCTTTTGATTGGGATTGTTGTAGCTTTCGGTTTTAGAGAAAAGAAGGTGTTGCAGAAGTTAGCTGAGGGTTAGTTTGGTAAGGACCCTACCAGTTAGAGTTAAATGCGTGGATTTTATACCCTCAGAAAAATATAAAGAAATACACCCTACTGAAAAGCTACATGAAGGGAGAGAAAGTGGAGAAGTGCCACAAGCTGTACGTTTACGTACCTTATTTGGAGCCAAGGGCAAACTTATACCTCCAAATCAAAAAATAAAAGTTCCAGATAAGGGAAAAGGAGATGCAGATATAACAGTTCCGGGAGTTTTGAAGATAAAAGCATCAAACTAGTATTTTCCGGATCTTGTTCTCGAATATGAGTATGATGTAGGCTCTGGGGAAATCAACAAGATTAAAGAAAATCCGAAGAGTAATTCTGGAGAAGGAAAGAATGAACACAACGAAGTTACAACAGACGATGAAGCTGTGGAGAACAATAATGGGAGAAGAAACCTCTTAGAAGTTTATTACGAACATACAAAGAAAGTTGCGCCATATCTAACTGTTTATTCAGCCCTGATAACTGTATCGGCAATTTTTTTAGTATTTGCAAACCAATTAAAGTCTATTGATCTGCTTATGGTATATGCATTAAAGCTCTCAGGGGTTTTCTTTGGGTTTTCTGGATTTTCAGGGATCTCTGCTTCCCTAATCTACATTTATTGGAGAGGGGAGTTGCCAAATTGGAAAAAGATATTGTAAATGGATTTATTATCGCATCATTCGCCTTCTTTATCCTTGGGCTGGTTTTGTTTTTCGCATTTGGGATAAGTTCGCTATTTAATACTGGGGCCCAAATAATTCAATATTTCAGCAACGTATCAAATTCTGGGTGAACTCTTCTTTTTGTTCCTATCCCTATATATACCACCACTGCCCTATATGTTCCACATGGAACAAGGTGGAACACACTCTGAATCGACATCTATAAAGGAGCTTCCAGCGAAAAACAGCCAGCAGAGAGTTGATTTGCACATCCGAATTTCAAAAGAAAATTATATATTTTTAAAAGAAAATTTTAGAAATCGCTTTTCTGAGGTAATTGATAAGTTATTGGACTCTTTGAGGACTGAGAAGTCTGTTGAGGTTCAAACTCTTAAAATAGAGTGGGTCCGCCCGGATTCGAACCGGGGATCACTGCCTCGTAAGGGCAGCGTCATAACCACTAGACCACGGACCCCCCTGCAAGGTGTCTGAATGAGCTTGGGAATAAGAATTTTATGATAGTAAGCACTATAGATTTATGGTGATGGCTCATGTTAGGCTCAAGAATTGAGAAACTGGGTATTGGTATAAAGAAAGTATATCCTGAAGACTGCCAGCTCTGCATCTCAGGATACACCGGAAAAAAGTGTAAATATCTGAAAAAAATTGGCAGAGAATTCTACTGTGTTAAGGATGCCGTAAAAGACTTTGACAACCGTTTGCTATTCTGATTTCCAAATATTTATATCCTCCTGACCTTCAGGTTCAACCATGCACATTGTTCATCCCATTGACTACCGGTATGGGACACCGGAAATGAAAAGAATCTGGAGCGAGGAGAGCCGTATACGCAGGATGATCTGGGTAGAACTTGCGCTTCTGAAAGCACTTGCTGGTAAGGGCTTTCTCAGCCATCAGGATTACGAGATGGCGAGAAGGAACTCCCGTAATGTGTCTCCAGAGCGGGTTAAGGAGATTGAGGCGGAGATAAAGCACGATGTTATGAGTCTTGTTAGGGCTGTATCGGAAGTGGCAGGCAGTGCAAGCAGATGGGTTCATTTCGGTGCCACATCCAACGACATCATAGATACTGCCGTGGCGACCCAGTTGAGGGATAGCATAAAGATTTTCGAGGTTAAGCTCGCCAGGCTGATAAGCATTCTGGCAGATAAGGCTGAAGAGCATAAGAAAACCATCTGTCTCGGCAGAACGCATGGACAGCCGGCACTTCCAGTAACTTATGGATTCAGATTCGCCATCTGGGCTTCTGAATTGATGAGGCATCTTGAAAGAATGGAAGAACTGAAGAAGAGACTTCTCGTGGGTCAGCTGAGCGGGGCTGTTGGCACTCAGGCGGCCTTCGGTGATGATGGGATCGAAATTGAGGAAAGGGTCATGAACTATCTGAATCTCACCCCCGCAGAAATCTCTGCTCAGATTATTCCGAGAGATGTTTACTGCGAGTATGTGGAGTGGCTTGCAAATCTATCAACAACTCTCGAAAAAATTGCCCTCAACATCAGACTGTGGCAGAGGAGCGAAACTCAGGAAGTTTTTGAAAGCTTTGACACCGAAAAGCAGGTGGGAAGCTCCACTATGCCCCATAAGAGAAATCCGATTGACAGCGAACAGATATGCGGGCTTGCAAGGATTGTGAGGGGATTTGTGGAACCACAGCACCAGTCTGCCCTGCTGTGGGAGGAGAGAGATCTTTCCAACTCCTCTGCTGAGAGAATAATTCTTGTGGAGGCAACGATTCTGGCGGACCACATCCTCACGAAAACGATAAGGTTGCTGAGAAATCTCCAGATCGATGAACAGAGGGCGAGAGAAAATCTCGAGAGGTGGAAAGGGGTAAACCAGAGCGAGGCGGTGATGATTGCCCTGACGAAAAAAGGCGTATCAAGACAGGTTGCTCATGAATTGCTCAGGAAGAATTCGATGAAGGCTTATCAAACAGGAAAAAGCCTTGTGGAGCTTTTGATTGAGGACGAGGAATTGAGAACTTATCTGACGGAGGACGAGGTTGGGGAACTGCTGAAACCAGAGAATTATCTTGGAACCTCTCTTTTAAAGATCTCCCGTGTGGTCGAGAAGGCCAGAACAGTAGCTGAAAAATATCTCGGCTGATCTGTAAAAGTGAGGCAGTTGATCGTTTTTTTATTGATTTCTTAAGCAACCACTTCAATTTTTCCGGGATCGATCTGGGCCTGACCGGCTGTTATT is a window of Geoglobus acetivorans DNA encoding:
- a CDS encoding transposase, whose product is MKRIVARYTKLKAIPVLKIAITSMFFSIRISHVIREIRQRKELREFMEIREEDVPEESHIYAFLSKFSLNGFVNMILRTLNAITKRRARNSKLIVDCTDVSVDVNWFRRRVKQKDLQGKDYKWGYSAKGKFIGMKLTLVLEYPSLKPLLFLLHPANRHEARIFREVMEELRRRRIIRREDTVIMDKGFYAYRNHLVGINEYRIVPLIFPRSNFDIERLDGLLSYPLSIFDSKNLKKEMKLFKSLKAKLMNLLQRWESFKSVRSVIEDVFKLAKSFSLRKLHRYTMRSVYKFAALNVLLIGIVVAFGFREKKVLQKLAEG
- the purB gene encoding adenylosuccinate lyase, which encodes MHIVHPIDYRYGTPEMKRIWSEESRIRRMIWVELALLKALAGKGFLSHQDYEMARRNSRNVSPERVKEIEAEIKHDVMSLVRAVSEVAGSASRWVHFGATSNDIIDTAVATQLRDSIKIFEVKLARLISILADKAEEHKKTICLGRTHGQPALPVTYGFRFAIWASELMRHLERMEELKKRLLVGQLSGAVGTQAAFGDDGIEIEERVMNYLNLTPAEISAQIIPRDVYCEYVEWLANLSTTLEKIALNIRLWQRSETQEVFESFDTEKQVGSSTMPHKRNPIDSEQICGLARIVRGFVEPQHQSALLWEERDLSNSSAERIILVEATILADHILTKTIRLLRNLQIDEQRARENLERWKGVNQSEAVMIALTKKGVSRQVAHELLRKNSMKAYQTGKSLVELLIEDEELRTYLTEDEVGELLKPENYLGTSLLKISRVVEKARTVAEKYLG